From Paenibacillus sp. GP183, one genomic window encodes:
- a CDS encoding DUF2203 domain-containing protein yields the protein MAAKYFTLAEANELIPVVDQILRALQLLKRKFEVKHLELKKLKEFSYTTESGLDSDHFFTLEAELEFLQIEAKNHIQSFQMKGIELKDIDIGLVDFPAVLEDQEVLLCWRQGEAKIEYYHTRYDGFAGRKPISE from the coding sequence ATGGCTGCGAAATATTTTACTTTAGCGGAAGCGAATGAGCTGATACCTGTCGTTGATCAAATCTTGCGAGCTCTGCAGTTATTGAAACGCAAATTTGAGGTCAAGCATCTCGAGCTGAAGAAACTTAAGGAGTTCAGCTATACGACAGAAAGCGGGCTCGATAGCGACCATTTTTTCACTTTGGAGGCAGAGCTGGAATTTTTACAAATTGAAGCCAAAAATCATATACAAAGCTTTCAGATGAAAGGTATTGAGCTGAAAGATATCGATATTGGACTCGTCGATTTTCCTGCTGTGCTTGAGGATCAAGAGGTGCTTCTGTGCTGGCGGCAGGGGGAAGCCAAAATCGAGTATTACCATACCCGTTACGATGGCTTTGCCGGGCGAAAACCGATTTCAGAATAA
- a CDS encoding diguanylate cyclase has protein sequence MNTFNDDDLSPVESDKDGLTELDMDEHNQQGLAVMLGSMQCRLLIVDDDHVLRSYLKRRLQLDGCMVDDAPDIETAKRRLHEQTYDLIMLDLKLYPQPGYDLFEYLKEDPTLKWIPLIVLSGSKDLNDKVRCFKLGADDYVTKPFQYEELAARIYSLLKRSRNFEQLAFRDPLTGANNRRYFDHQIGLELQRIERSSVPISLVFIDIDMFKYINDTYGHHVGDLVLQGLSHMLQMNIRTTDLLARFGGEEFIIVLPGSTEEQGVRSIQMILDQAKSQPVAQYDGQAFSVTFSAGVAQWQPGMPIKEWLRLADTAMYQAKQQGRNRVLGAHNSNAQKGNKDIYIIPVQDQKKKLLLVDDDLILRSIVVSQLEHLPIEIIQASDGEEAFQILREVQIDICILDSVMPKMNGLSLMAILKSDPQYSQQGMKILMLSGKQREDDIVRGFKLGADDYMTKPFSLVELEMRVQKMLK, from the coding sequence ATGAATACATTCAATGACGATGATTTATCGCCAGTGGAATCAGATAAAGATGGACTTACGGAACTGGATATGGATGAACATAATCAGCAAGGCTTGGCAGTGATGCTGGGCAGTATGCAGTGTCGACTGCTGATTGTCGACGACGATCATGTGCTTCGTTCTTATTTGAAGCGACGCTTGCAGCTGGATGGTTGTATGGTGGACGACGCTCCCGATATAGAAACAGCCAAGCGAAGGCTCCATGAGCAGACCTATGATCTGATCATGCTTGATTTAAAGCTGTATCCGCAACCGGGATACGACCTGTTTGAATATTTAAAGGAAGACCCTACCTTGAAATGGATTCCCTTGATCGTGCTTTCGGGCAGTAAAGATTTGAACGATAAGGTTCGCTGCTTCAAACTGGGTGCCGACGATTATGTAACCAAACCTTTTCAATATGAAGAGCTTGCCGCTCGTATTTACAGTCTGTTGAAGAGAAGCCGTAACTTCGAGCAATTGGCTTTTCGAGACCCGCTTACAGGAGCTAATAACAGAAGGTATTTCGATCATCAAATCGGCTTGGAGCTTCAGCGAATTGAACGCTCCTCGGTACCCATTTCACTTGTGTTTATTGATATTGACATGTTTAAGTACATTAATGATACTTATGGCCATCATGTTGGTGATTTGGTGCTGCAAGGGCTCTCGCATATGCTGCAGATGAACATTCGCACAACGGATCTCTTGGCCCGTTTTGGAGGAGAAGAATTCATTATTGTTCTGCCAGGCAGCACGGAGGAACAGGGGGTGCGTTCGATCCAAATGATTCTGGATCAAGCGAAAAGCCAGCCTGTTGCCCAATATGATGGACAGGCCTTTTCCGTAACATTTTCCGCCGGTGTTGCCCAGTGGCAGCCTGGTATGCCAATCAAGGAGTGGCTTCGTCTCGCGGATACCGCCATGTACCAAGCCAAGCAGCAGGGCCGAAACAGAGTGCTTGGAGCGCATAATAGCAATGCCCAAAAAGGCAATAAAGATATATATATCATACCCGTACAAGATCAGAAGAAAAAGCTGCTCCTGGTAGATGACGATTTAATATTAAGATCTATTGTTGTTTCACAGCTTGAGCATTTGCCAATCGAAATTATTCAGGCTTCAGATGGTGAGGAAGCCTTCCAAATCTTAAGGGAAGTTCAGATTGATATATGCATTCTCGACAGCGTCATGCCGAAGATGAATGGACTCAGCTTGATGGCCATATTGAAATCGGATCCACAGTACTCACAGCAGGGAATGAAGATCCTTATGCTATCCGGCAAACAGAGAGAGGATGACATCGTAAGGGGCTTCAAGCTTGGAGCTGATGATTACATGACCAAACCCTTCTCATTGGTCGAGCTGGAGATGAGGGTACAAAAAATGCTGAAATAG
- a CDS encoding copper resistance protein CopC translates to MSMYRYKKLMPLIIMLVLLTAASGLFAQTVSAHASLIHANPPANSHLKESPSLISFTFNERLDEGLFYIKLFDQKGSEIAKQKAVMNPDHTGIELQIPKLPDGIYVISYHVISADGHPVGGSYPMTIGNPPLSDTSPNLSAPSVHNHGDLSSANATIVVQYVSRGFWYFSVLALAGWILWLRLPGSGGAAARLALSSWTRNLQRVHFIALLIFIFTHMEDLLGHDGAVGGSQIAQLFTSTGVGLSWTGLLVLSLAGFALLQRWLWADALWVIALLAVKSGTGHAAAFPPQSLTVALDFIHLAAAALWVGGLVLLAALLLQKKEEGIGTFLQAFSKMALISIVVLTLTGSATILLFLPNLQYLLYTLWGQLLLVKIGLVVLIILTGIFLRSAMRHKREQQFQRLFKLDFSLMLIIIGIVGFITYLAPIPANEPLNWHVMGETVHMSADITPNIQGVNSFTVKVWMPEKTGKPKQVQMILHYENDKKIAPIEVPLAPYSDQTVEESYGFVKTSYKAEGAYLPFKGAWLLEVRVMDPEDNEKVYRKDFMVY, encoded by the coding sequence ATGTCCATGTATAGATACAAAAAGCTGATGCCCCTGATTATCATGCTTGTTTTACTTACAGCGGCTTCAGGCCTGTTCGCTCAAACGGTTTCGGCACATGCATCCTTGATTCATGCTAATCCGCCTGCGAACAGTCATTTAAAGGAATCTCCGAGCCTGATCTCCTTTACGTTCAATGAACGCTTGGATGAGGGGCTTTTTTACATCAAGCTGTTTGACCAAAAGGGATCTGAAATCGCCAAGCAAAAAGCGGTCATGAATCCGGATCATACGGGAATCGAGCTTCAGATACCGAAGCTGCCTGATGGCATCTACGTCATCAGCTATCACGTCATCTCGGCAGACGGCCATCCCGTCGGCGGCAGTTATCCCATGACGATCGGCAACCCGCCATTGTCGGACACTTCTCCCAATCTCTCCGCTCCTTCGGTGCACAATCACGGGGATCTGTCCTCAGCCAATGCCACCATCGTTGTGCAGTATGTTTCCAGGGGCTTTTGGTATTTCTCCGTTCTTGCTTTGGCAGGCTGGATTCTTTGGCTGAGGCTCCCTGGTTCGGGCGGCGCAGCAGCAAGGCTAGCACTTTCTTCGTGGACAAGGAATTTACAGCGAGTACATTTTATTGCTCTGCTCATTTTTATTTTCACCCACATGGAAGATTTGCTCGGGCATGATGGAGCAGTAGGAGGCTCCCAGATCGCTCAGCTCTTTACCTCAACAGGCGTTGGACTAAGCTGGACAGGACTTCTCGTACTTTCGCTCGCTGGTTTTGCATTGCTGCAAAGATGGCTGTGGGCTGATGCACTATGGGTCATCGCTTTATTGGCTGTGAAAAGTGGCACCGGCCATGCCGCAGCTTTCCCTCCTCAAAGCCTAACCGTGGCGCTGGACTTTATTCATTTGGCAGCCGCTGCGCTTTGGGTAGGGGGACTCGTGCTGCTGGCGGCACTTCTCCTGCAAAAAAAGGAAGAGGGAATCGGCACCTTCCTTCAAGCCTTTTCCAAAATGGCGCTGATCTCTATTGTCGTGCTGACGCTTACCGGTTCTGCGACCATCCTGCTCTTTCTGCCCAATCTGCAATATTTGTTATATACCCTCTGGGGCCAATTATTGCTCGTGAAAATAGGGCTGGTGGTCTTGATCATCCTCACAGGCATTTTCTTGCGCAGCGCGATGAGGCATAAGCGGGAACAACAATTCCAACGCTTGTTCAAGCTTGATTTCAGCTTGATGCTGATCATTATCGGGATTGTCGGTTTTATCACATACTTGGCGCCAATTCCGGCTAATGAGCCGTTAAATTGGCATGTGATGGGAGAAACCGTCCACATGTCAGCCGACATTACCCCTAATATACAAGGCGTTAACAGCTTCACTGTAAAGGTCTGGATGCCGGAAAAAACAGGGAAGCCGAAGCAGGTACAAATGATTTTACATTATGAAAATGATAAAAAAATAGCTCCTATTGAGGTTCCGCTGGCACCCTATTCCGACCAGACCGTAGAAGAATCGTACGGATTTGTCAAGACCAGCTATAAGGCGGAAGGAGCTTATCTGCCATTTAAAGGGGCATGGTTGCTGGAAGTAAGGGTAATGGACCCTGAAGATAATGAGAAGGTATATAGAAAGGATTTTATGGTGTATTGA
- a CDS encoding cation diffusion facilitator family transporter encodes MEVYENLKHAEKGAWLSISVYVILSAAKIMIGYAYHSDALTADGFNNMTDILANIAVLIGLRISRKPPDRDHPYGHFRAETIASLIAAFIMAAVGIQVLFAAGTKILHQDIVVPDQIAAWTALFSAAIMLVVYRYNVRLSKEVNSPSILAAAKDNRSDAWVSIGACAGILGAGWGLPWLDPLAALLVGVLICKTAWGIFWDSTHALTDGFDEGKLDVFKSTIEKIQGVESIGDIKARVHGNQVLIDVTIHVNDELSIAEGHEISDKVEDRMQKKHKINYVHVHVEPQVKTE; translated from the coding sequence TTGGAAGTTTACGAGAATTTAAAGCATGCGGAAAAAGGAGCCTGGCTCAGTATATCCGTTTATGTCATTTTATCCGCGGCAAAGATTATGATCGGCTATGCCTACCATTCCGACGCACTCACCGCCGACGGTTTTAACAATATGACAGATATCTTGGCAAACATTGCGGTTCTGATAGGTCTGCGAATTTCTCGCAAACCGCCTGATCGCGATCATCCTTATGGACATTTTCGCGCTGAAACTATTGCATCGTTAATAGCCGCTTTTATCATGGCCGCTGTGGGTATTCAAGTTTTGTTTGCAGCGGGAACAAAAATTCTGCACCAAGATATCGTCGTCCCAGACCAAATTGCTGCTTGGACAGCACTATTTTCTGCTGCGATCATGCTGGTCGTGTATCGCTATAACGTCAGGCTTTCCAAGGAGGTAAACAGCCCGTCCATTCTGGCTGCAGCTAAAGACAATCGCTCTGATGCTTGGGTCAGCATAGGCGCATGTGCTGGAATTCTTGGCGCAGGCTGGGGTTTGCCATGGCTCGACCCGCTCGCTGCATTATTGGTGGGAGTACTCATTTGCAAGACGGCTTGGGGCATATTTTGGGATTCAACCCATGCCCTGACGGATGGCTTTGATGAAGGTAAGCTGGATGTTTTCAAATCGACCATCGAGAAAATACAGGGTGTGGAATCCATCGGAGACATTAAAGCGAGGGTGCACGGCAATCAAGTATTGATTGATGTCACGATCCATGTGAATGATGAGCTCAGTATTGCCGAAGGCCATGAGATCAGCGACAAAGTGGAGGATAGAATGCAGAAAAAGCATAAAATCAACTACGTTCACGTGCACGTTGAACCCCAAGTGAAGACAGAGTGA
- the lepB gene encoding signal peptidase I: MKKIMAILKEWGPSLLIAFVVTFLFNTYVAQAMIVPTDSMVPTIQINDRLIVEKVKGLSDFKFGDIVVFWPPIEGNTDRYVKRLIGLPGDTIEIKDGALFRNGQKVNEPYVKDKMTYTFAKVTVPEGHYFFLGDNRNISYDSHMWKQTPFVAEKDIIGKAVLRFFPFNHLGTMN, from the coding sequence ATGAAAAAAATAATGGCAATTCTTAAAGAATGGGGACCCAGTCTCCTGATTGCCTTTGTCGTGACTTTCTTGTTCAACACATATGTAGCCCAAGCAATGATAGTTCCCACTGATTCGATGGTCCCGACCATCCAAATCAATGACAGGCTTATCGTGGAAAAAGTAAAAGGTCTCAGCGATTTCAAATTCGGCGATATTGTCGTCTTCTGGCCGCCAATTGAAGGAAATACCGATCGTTATGTCAAACGGCTTATCGGGCTGCCAGGCGACACGATTGAAATCAAGGATGGCGCCTTATTCCGAAACGGGCAAAAAGTTAACGAGCCTTATGTTAAGGATAAAATGACCTATACTTTCGCGAAAGTCACCGTTCCCGAGGGACACTATTTCTTCTTGGGCGATAACCGTAATATCAGTTATGATTCCCATATGTGGAAGCAAACACCATTTGTTGCTGAAAAAGATATTATCGGTAAAGCCGTTCTGCGCTTCTTTCCATTTAACCATTTGGGAACCATGAATTAA
- a CDS encoding aldo/keto reductase, whose amino-acid sequence MKYRRLGKTELKVSIIGIGTWQFGGEWGLDYSQKEADAILDKAKDLGINLIDTAECYGDHLSESFIGSYMQRNNRQDWVLATKFGHHFHERFKRTEEWTPQEVVKQLEASLLALKTDYIDLYQFHSGPDEAFDNDEMWNVLNKQVEAGKIRHLGTSIGKNDNIHQTEASSKVNSQAIQVVYNRLDRAPEERVFPTCIEQDLGVLARVPLASGYLSGKYKPGAVFDETDVRHRHDREATLQKLQEVERIEQQEVPQGMDMAKWALAWCLKHPAVTAVIPGCKNADQVTINASSVDLVSTNHPQDWKD is encoded by the coding sequence TTGAAATACCGCAGATTAGGCAAAACAGAACTGAAAGTATCCATCATTGGCATTGGCACCTGGCAGTTCGGGGGCGAGTGGGGATTGGATTATTCACAGAAAGAAGCGGATGCCATTCTCGATAAAGCGAAAGACCTGGGCATCAACCTCATTGACACAGCAGAATGCTATGGAGATCACCTCTCCGAGTCCTTCATTGGCAGCTATATGCAAAGAAACAACCGTCAGGATTGGGTGCTGGCCACCAAGTTCGGGCATCACTTTCATGAGCGTTTTAAGCGCACGGAAGAATGGACCCCGCAAGAGGTAGTAAAACAGCTGGAAGCATCGCTTCTGGCGCTCAAAACCGACTATATCGATCTATATCAATTCCATTCAGGTCCAGATGAAGCCTTCGACAACGATGAAATGTGGAACGTATTGAACAAGCAGGTGGAGGCGGGCAAAATTCGCCATCTGGGCACGTCTATCGGCAAGAACGATAATATTCATCAGACGGAAGCTTCCTCTAAAGTCAACTCACAAGCGATTCAAGTGGTATACAACCGTCTTGACCGAGCTCCTGAGGAGCGTGTATTTCCTACCTGCATAGAGCAGGATCTGGGCGTGCTTGCCCGTGTGCCTCTAGCCAGCGGGTACTTAAGCGGCAAATACAAACCGGGGGCTGTTTTCGACGAAACGGATGTACGCCATAGACATGATCGTGAAGCCACCTTGCAGAAGCTGCAAGAGGTCGAGCGTATCGAGCAGCAAGAGGTTCCACAAGGTATGGATATGGCCAAATGGGCGCTGGCATGGTGCCTCAAGCATCCTGCGGTAACTGCCGTTATTCCAGGCTGTAAAAATGCAGATCAGGTGACCATTAATGCCAGCTCCGTAGATCTCGTAAGTACTAACCATCCGCAGGATTGGAAAGATTGA